In one Steroidobacteraceae bacterium genomic region, the following are encoded:
- a CDS encoding DciA family protein, translated as MRPRLATGLPLLSSGVTMHNLKTGHKKRTAQIGQPDARGRRVATSAADILSHARGALGEIAQQGAKQNDLLQRFRARIDPVLAAHVTGARLDKRCLTLYCDSAAFAARLRLDLGESDQALLGEFAAERWQVRIAPGGGRKK; from the coding sequence TTGCGCCCCCGCCTCGCGACGGGTTTACCTTTACTCTCTAGCGGCGTGACTATGCACAACTTGAAAACCGGACACAAGAAACGCACTGCTCAGATTGGGCAGCCGGATGCGCGCGGCCGCAGGGTTGCGACGTCGGCCGCCGACATTCTGTCGCATGCGCGCGGCGCACTGGGGGAAATTGCGCAGCAGGGCGCAAAGCAAAATGACTTATTGCAACGCTTCCGTGCGCGTATCGATCCGGTGCTCGCCGCACATGTAACCGGCGCCAGGTTGGACAAGCGCTGCCTTACCCTCTATTGCGACAGCGCAGCATTTGCCGCAAGGCTCCGGCTTGACCTCGGCGAGAGCGATCAGGCGCTGCTTGGGGAATTCGCCGCCGAGCGCTGGCAGGTGAGGATCGCGCCAGGCGGGGGCCGGAAAAAATAG
- the secA gene encoding preprotein translocase subunit SecA: MFQFLTRIFGSRNDRLVKGYRRRAQQSNALQAATERLADEELRAKTDEFRARLKEGATVEELLPEAFAVVREAARRTVGMRHFDVQLIGGMALHEGKIAEMRTGEGKTLVATLPAYLNALGGEGVHVVTVNEYLAQRDADWMGPVYRFLGLSVGVIRNSQNPSEKRAAYACDITYGTNNEFGFDYLRDNLAFRLEDRVQRGLAYAIVDEVDSILIDEARTPLIISGPAEESTELYVRINKLVPRLDRQQQEDGPGDFSVDEKQRQVHLTEAGHERVEALMLEDGLLRSGESLYDPANIRLMHHLNAALRAHAVYKRDVEYIVRNGEVIIVDEFTGRTMPGRRWSDGLHQAVEAKEGVRVREENQTVASITFQNYFRLYRKLSGMTGTADTEAPEFMQIYGLEVVVIPTHKPMIRADHSDLVYLTQSDKFKAIVEDIRECVERKQPVLVGTTSIETSEMLAEVLRKAEIAHEVLNAKQHEREALVVAQAGRPGAVTIATNMAGRGTDIVLGGNLEAELAGIDAADDAARESTRTAWQVRHDAVIAAGGLHIIGTERHESRRIDNQLRGRSGRQGDPGSSRFYLSMEDNLMRIFGDPNFTKRLLAMAGMKEGEVIESRMLSGRIEKAQRKVESHNFDIRKQLLLFDDVANDQRKVIYQQRSEIMGREELSDAVAGLREDVLTTLIDQYLPRTVASADWNLAGLAEAVRNDFNAEVDPAGWIDADPELEESALRERIIAAVAASYDQKVERAGAPTMRHIEKEIMLRTLDQHWREHLGAMDYLRQGIHLRGYAQKDYRYEYKREAFQLFEAMLERVKFDTVSLLARLEVRTEAEIEREEAERRDRLMRALQTRHADAPSALTAQPPAAGGAGGEQTAPEVPPAMAASVGTFVRGERKVGRNEPCPCGSGKKFKHCHGALADTG; this comes from the coding sequence GTGTTTCAGTTCCTGACCAGGATTTTTGGTAGCCGTAACGACAGGCTCGTCAAGGGCTATCGCCGCCGGGCCCAGCAGTCGAATGCGCTGCAGGCGGCGACCGAGCGCCTTGCCGACGAGGAGCTGCGCGCCAAGACCGATGAGTTTCGTGCCCGGCTGAAGGAGGGCGCCACGGTCGAGGAGCTCCTGCCCGAGGCGTTCGCGGTTGTTCGTGAGGCGGCGCGACGTACCGTCGGCATGCGCCACTTCGATGTCCAGTTGATCGGCGGCATGGCGCTGCACGAGGGCAAGATCGCCGAGATGCGTACCGGCGAGGGCAAGACGCTGGTGGCGACCTTGCCCGCCTACCTCAATGCATTGGGCGGCGAGGGGGTGCACGTCGTTACCGTCAACGAATATCTCGCCCAGCGTGATGCCGACTGGATGGGACCGGTCTATCGATTCCTCGGCCTGAGTGTCGGTGTCATCCGCAATTCCCAGAACCCGAGCGAGAAGCGCGCCGCCTACGCCTGCGACATCACCTACGGCACCAATAACGAATTCGGTTTCGACTATCTGCGCGACAATCTGGCATTTCGTCTCGAAGACCGCGTGCAGCGAGGCCTCGCCTACGCCATTGTCGATGAAGTCGACTCCATCCTGATCGACGAAGCGCGCACGCCGCTCATCATCTCCGGCCCGGCGGAGGAGAGCACCGAACTCTACGTGCGCATCAACAAGCTCGTGCCGCGTCTTGATCGCCAGCAGCAGGAGGACGGTCCCGGCGATTTTTCGGTGGACGAAAAGCAGCGCCAGGTACACCTGACCGAGGCAGGGCACGAGCGGGTCGAGGCATTGATGCTCGAAGACGGACTGCTGCGCAGCGGCGAGAGCCTGTACGATCCGGCCAACATCCGCCTCATGCACCACCTGAATGCCGCGCTTCGCGCCCATGCGGTCTACAAGCGCGACGTCGAGTACATCGTGCGCAATGGCGAGGTGATCATCGTCGATGAATTCACCGGCCGCACCATGCCGGGCAGGCGCTGGTCCGATGGTCTGCACCAGGCCGTGGAAGCAAAGGAAGGCGTGCGGGTCCGCGAGGAGAACCAGACCGTCGCATCGATCACCTTCCAGAACTACTTCCGGCTCTATCGCAAGCTCTCGGGCATGACCGGCACGGCCGACACGGAAGCGCCGGAGTTCATGCAGATCTACGGACTCGAAGTGGTCGTGATCCCGACCCACAAGCCCATGATCCGCGCCGATCATTCCGACCTCGTGTACCTGACCCAGTCGGACAAGTTCAAGGCGATAGTCGAAGACATTCGCGAGTGCGTCGAACGCAAGCAACCGGTACTGGTCGGTACGACATCGATCGAGACCTCCGAGATGCTGGCGGAAGTCCTGCGCAAGGCGGAAATCGCGCATGAGGTCCTGAACGCGAAACAACATGAGCGCGAGGCGCTGGTCGTCGCACAGGCTGGCCGGCCGGGGGCCGTGACCATCGCCACCAACATGGCGGGTCGCGGCACCGACATCGTGCTCGGCGGCAACCTGGAGGCTGAACTCGCCGGCATCGATGCCGCCGACGATGCCGCGCGTGAGTCGACCCGCACCGCCTGGCAGGTGCGCCACGATGCGGTCATCGCGGCCGGTGGCCTGCACATCATCGGCACTGAGCGCCACGAGTCGCGGCGCATCGATAACCAGCTGCGCGGCCGCTCGGGCCGACAGGGTGATCCCGGCTCCAGCCGCTTCTATCTGTCGATGGAAGACAACCTGATGCGGATCTTCGGCGATCCGAACTTCACCAAGCGATTGCTGGCCATGGCCGGCATGAAAGAAGGCGAAGTGATCGAGAGCCGCATGCTCTCGGGTCGCATCGAAAAGGCGCAGCGCAAGGTCGAATCGCACAACTTCGATATCCGCAAGCAGCTCCTGCTGTTCGACGACGTCGCCAATGACCAGCGCAAGGTCATTTATCAGCAGCGCAGCGAAATCATGGGCAGGGAGGAGTTGTCCGATGCGGTCGCGGGGCTACGCGAGGACGTGCTCACGACGCTCATCGACCAGTATCTGCCGCGCACCGTGGCATCGGCCGACTGGAACCTCGCGGGTCTTGCCGAAGCCGTGCGCAACGACTTCAACGCCGAGGTCGATCCTGCGGGCTGGATCGATGCCGACCCCGAACTCGAGGAGTCGGCTTTGCGCGAGCGGATAATCGCTGCCGTCGCCGCCAGCTACGACCAGAAAGTCGAGCGTGCCGGCGCGCCAACCATGCGCCACATCGAAAAAGAAATCATGCTGCGCACGCTTGACCAGCACTGGCGCGAGCATCTCGGCGCGATGGACTATCTGCGCCAGGGCATACACCTGCGCGGCTATGCACAGAAGGACTATCGCTACGAGTACAAGCGCGAGGCATTCCAGTTGTTCGAGGCAATGCTCGAGCGCGTCAAGTTCGACACCGTCTCGCTCCTTGCGCGCCTCGAAGTGCGCACCGAAGCGGAGATCGAGCGCGAAGAGGCCGAGCGGCGCGACCGGCTGATGCGGGCGCTGCAGACCCGCCATGCCGATGCGCCATCGGCCCTGACGGCACAGCCGCCGGCCGCAGGCGGCGCAGGCGGGGAGCAGACGGCGCCGGAAGTTCCGCCGGCGATGGCCGCGAGTGTTGGCACCTTCGTGCGCGGTGAGCGCAAGGTCGGCCGTAACGAACCCTGTCCCTGCGGGTCAGGCAAAAAGTTCAAACACTGCCACGGCGCGCTGGCGGACACCGGTTGA
- a CDS encoding M23 family metallopeptidase — MNLILFSGREGRAHHLNLAHPLTLAAIILLGCGILATAFLLGARFGAEPGALAANGSGFGRVLDEQRAEISALRSQLKERVDALAVRMGEVNAHIIRLDALGRRLTEMASIDPREFNFDSTPPSGGPESEDGAGASAEIPDLTQMLDDLESRVDLRYAQMSALQNVILARNLKEQIMPDGRPVTKGFISSYFGDRQDPFSGHQAFHKGVDFAGQIGDEVVAVAAGIVSWSGERAGYGWLIEINHGSGYVTRYAHNRRSLVTVGQTVTRGQPIALMGSTGRSTGPHVHFEVLKDGRQVNPMTFIGR; from the coding sequence ATGAATCTGATCTTGTTTTCCGGCCGCGAAGGGCGGGCTCATCACCTCAACCTGGCGCATCCGCTGACGCTTGCGGCCATCATCCTGCTGGGTTGCGGCATCCTCGCGACCGCATTCCTCCTGGGCGCGCGCTTCGGCGCCGAACCGGGGGCCCTGGCCGCGAATGGCAGCGGCTTTGGCCGCGTCCTCGACGAGCAACGTGCCGAGATTTCAGCTCTTCGCTCCCAGCTCAAGGAGCGCGTCGATGCGCTCGCCGTGCGCATGGGCGAGGTCAATGCCCATATCATCCGCCTCGATGCGCTGGGTCGGCGCCTCACCGAAATGGCCTCCATCGATCCGCGCGAATTCAACTTCGACAGTACGCCACCATCGGGCGGTCCGGAGAGTGAAGATGGCGCCGGCGCTTCGGCCGAGATTCCAGACCTCACGCAAATGCTCGATGACCTCGAGTCGCGGGTGGACCTGCGCTATGCACAGATGTCGGCGCTGCAGAACGTGATTCTCGCGCGCAACCTCAAGGAACAGATCATGCCGGACGGCCGGCCGGTCACCAAGGGTTTCATCTCATCGTATTTCGGCGATCGCCAGGATCCTTTCAGCGGTCACCAGGCCTTCCACAAAGGTGTCGATTTTGCCGGCCAGATTGGTGATGAAGTCGTTGCAGTCGCGGCGGGCATCGTCAGCTGGAGCGGTGAGCGCGCAGGCTACGGCTGGCTCATCGAGATCAACCACGGCAGCGGCTACGTGACGCGCTATGCGCACAACCGACGCAGCCTGGTGACAGTCGGTCAGACCGTGACGCGCGGGCAGCCAATCGCCCTGATGGGCTCAACCGGCCGCTCCACCGGGCCGCACGTGCATTTCGAGGTCCTGAAGGACGGCCGCCAGGTCAATCCCATGACCTTCATAGGGCGCTGA
- a CDS encoding RcnB family protein, producing the protein MKRLMTIAQLAALGAALVMGSVAMADSRLGRGDNRLHPADARHGDRSSDNRSGREHRDRPQLRNEHRDNRRWDGQRGNSRPDSNRDWRRDDRRRDDWRGDVRRGDDRRRDDWRDRNNSRMVPRYGYYRDSAPRYNSYYYGGRYDGPRYRAGRYNPPRGYYYRQWRRGQYLPYAYRHSGYYVNDYYRYGLYAPPRGHCWVRYGNDILLTALATGLVLDAIYDFYYY; encoded by the coding sequence ATGAAACGCCTGATGACAATCGCACAGCTGGCCGCGCTCGGCGCTGCCTTGGTGATGGGGTCGGTCGCGATGGCGGACAGCCGTCTCGGTCGCGGTGACAACCGGCTGCATCCGGCCGATGCGCGCCATGGCGATCGTTCGAGCGACAACCGCTCGGGGCGCGAGCATCGCGACCGGCCGCAGTTGCGCAACGAACACCGTGACAACCGCCGGTGGGACGGGCAGCGGGGCAATTCGCGCCCGGACAGCAATCGCGACTGGCGTCGCGATGATCGGCGTCGGGACGACTGGCGTGGCGACGTCCGGCGTGGCGATGATCGGCGTCGGGACGACTGGCGTGACCGCAATAACTCGCGCATGGTGCCGCGCTATGGCTATTACCGCGATTCCGCGCCGCGCTACAACAGTTATTACTACGGTGGCCGATATGACGGTCCGCGGTATCGCGCGGGGCGCTACAACCCACCGCGGGGTTACTACTATCGTCAGTGGCGACGTGGTCAGTACCTGCCCTACGCCTATCGCCACAGCGGCTATTACGTCAATGACTACTACCGGTATGGCCTGTACGCGCCGCCGCGCGGGCACTGCTGGGTGCGCTACGGCAACGATATCTTGCTGACTGCGCTTGCAACGGGCCTCGTGCTCGATGCCATCTACGACTTTTACTACTATTGA
- the lpxC gene encoding UDP-3-O-acyl-N-acetylglucosamine deacetylase — protein MLGQRTLKNPIRATGVGLHTGKRIAMVLKPAAVDSGVVFCRVDLDEPVQIAARAENVGETTLGTTLVSDGVKVATVEHLLSALAGLGIDNVCIEVDAAEVPIMDGSAGPFVFLVQSAGIAEQDVPKRFVRIRQPVRVTDGDKWAEFVPHDGFRVNFEIEFDHPVFERRSQSATMDFSSTTFLHEVSRARTFGFMRDIEALRARNLALGGNLDNAIVLDDSGVLNAEGLRYRDEFVKHKILDAIGDLYLLGHSLIGEFSGYKSGHALNNRLLRTLLATPTAWEEVQFESPDQAPISYSRNQTAPAA, from the coding sequence ATGCTCGGCCAGAGAACTCTGAAGAACCCCATTCGTGCGACGGGCGTTGGGCTGCATACCGGCAAGCGCATCGCCATGGTCCTGAAGCCCGCCGCAGTCGACAGCGGCGTTGTGTTCTGTCGCGTCGATCTCGATGAGCCGGTGCAGATCGCGGCGCGCGCCGAGAACGTCGGCGAGACCACCCTCGGTACGACGCTGGTGAGCGATGGCGTCAAGGTCGCTACCGTCGAGCACCTGTTGTCGGCGCTCGCCGGGCTTGGCATCGACAATGTCTGCATCGAGGTCGATGCCGCGGAAGTGCCGATCATGGACGGCAGTGCCGGGCCATTCGTGTTTCTGGTGCAGTCGGCAGGCATCGCCGAACAGGACGTGCCCAAGCGATTCGTGCGCATCAGGCAACCGGTACGAGTCACGGATGGCGACAAGTGGGCGGAGTTCGTGCCGCATGATGGCTTTCGCGTCAATTTCGAGATCGAATTCGACCACCCGGTGTTCGAGCGCCGCTCACAGAGCGCGACCATGGATTTCTCCAGCACCACCTTCCTGCACGAAGTCTCACGCGCCCGTACCTTCGGCTTCATGCGCGACATCGAGGCTCTGCGCGCGCGTAATCTCGCACTGGGCGGCAACCTCGACAACGCAATCGTCCTCGATGACAGCGGCGTGCTGAACGCAGAAGGTCTGCGCTACCGCGACGAGTTCGTCAAACACAAGATTCTCGACGCCATCGGCGATCTGTACCTGTTGGGTCACAGCCTGATCGGCGAATTCAGCGGCTACAAGTCGGGCCACGCCCTGAACAATCGCCTGCTGCGCACCCTGCTGGCCACGCCCACCGCCTGGGAAGAGGTCCAGTTCGAGTCGCCCGACCAGGCGCCTATCTCCTACAGCCGCAATCAGACCGCACCAGCGGCCTGA
- a CDS encoding ammonium transporter produces MKCLKRLLTVYLLPALSGLVLAGVARADEPAVIVDKGDTAWMIVATVLVILMTIPGLALFYGGMVRAKNMLSVLIQVFVVFSLICVLWALYGYSLAFTGTNSLIGSFEKIFLAGVGPASLADTFSEGVKIPEYIFIVFQATFAAITCALIVGAFAERMKFWAVILFSVLWFTFSYLPIAHMVWYGEGMLFKLGALDFAGGTVVHINAGVAGLAGAYLVGKRVGFGREPMPPHSLTMTMIGASLLWVGWFGFNAGSNLEANAGAALAFINTLVATGAAALSWLLGEQIAKGKPSMLGAASGAVAGLVAITPACGTVGPMGAIVLGLAAGLVCLWGVNGLKRLLGADDALDVFGVHGLGGILGALLTGVLTAPSLGGTGGADFSIAGQLTTQAIAVGVTILWSGVVSLIAYKITDAIVGLRVSHEAEREGLDTTEHGERAYS; encoded by the coding sequence ATGAAATGTCTCAAGCGACTTCTCACCGTTTACCTGCTGCCCGCACTATCGGGTCTGGTGCTGGCAGGCGTTGCCCGCGCCGACGAGCCGGCGGTAATCGTCGACAAGGGCGACACCGCATGGATGATCGTCGCCACGGTGCTGGTGATCCTCATGACGATCCCGGGCCTTGCGCTCTTTTATGGCGGGATGGTCCGCGCGAAGAACATGCTGTCGGTGCTGATCCAGGTGTTCGTCGTGTTTTCGCTGATCTGCGTGCTTTGGGCCCTTTACGGATATAGCCTCGCTTTCACGGGCACCAATTCCCTGATTGGTTCCTTCGAAAAGATTTTCCTCGCAGGTGTCGGGCCGGCATCGCTCGCGGATACCTTTTCCGAGGGCGTGAAGATTCCGGAGTACATCTTCATCGTATTCCAGGCGACGTTCGCCGCGATCACCTGCGCGCTGATCGTCGGTGCATTCGCGGAGCGAATGAAATTCTGGGCCGTGATCCTGTTCTCGGTGCTGTGGTTCACGTTCAGCTATCTGCCGATCGCGCACATGGTCTGGTACGGCGAGGGCATGCTGTTCAAGCTCGGTGCACTCGACTTCGCCGGTGGCACGGTCGTGCATATCAATGCCGGCGTGGCCGGACTGGCTGGCGCTTATCTGGTCGGCAAACGAGTCGGCTTTGGCCGGGAACCCATGCCGCCGCACTCATTGACCATGACCATGATCGGCGCATCGCTCCTCTGGGTCGGCTGGTTCGGGTTCAATGCCGGCTCCAATCTCGAGGCGAACGCTGGCGCAGCACTCGCATTCATCAACACGCTGGTGGCAACCGGCGCCGCGGCCCTGTCGTGGTTGCTGGGCGAGCAGATTGCCAAGGGCAAGCCATCCATGCTGGGTGCCGCTTCCGGTGCGGTTGCAGGCCTCGTCGCAATCACTCCCGCCTGTGGCACGGTCGGGCCAATGGGCGCCATCGTGCTCGGTCTCGCGGCGGGCCTCGTCTGCCTATGGGGCGTCAATGGACTCAAGCGCCTGCTGGGTGCCGACGATGCGCTCGACGTCTTTGGTGTGCACGGACTCGGCGGCATTTTGGGCGCATTGCTCACCGGTGTGCTCACAGCGCCGTCTTTGGGCGGAACCGGTGGCGCGGATTTCTCGATCGCAGGCCAGTTGACGACCCAGGCGATCGCCGTCGGCGTCACCATACTCTGGAGCGGCGTCGTATCGCTGATCGCCTACAAGATCACCGATGCCATCGTAGGCCTCAGGGTCAGCCACGAAGCCGAGCGTGAGGGCCTCGATACGACCGAACATGGCGAGCGCGCGTACAGCTGA
- a CDS encoding (deoxy)nucleoside triphosphate pyrophosphohydrolase: MSIEPGRASLRVVAAAIFDDSGRILISQRTPGRELAGRWEFPGGKVAAGESDPTALARELAEELGIELRSARKVMELTHPYPDKQVTLAFYSVADYRGEVSAREGQALRWLAPAELDDWDILEADRPFVLALQSAAGSAS; this comes from the coding sequence TTGAGCATCGAGCCGGGGCGAGCCTCGCTGCGGGTGGTCGCGGCGGCAATCTTCGACGACAGCGGGCGGATACTCATCTCGCAACGCACGCCGGGCCGCGAACTGGCCGGGCGCTGGGAGTTCCCCGGCGGCAAGGTCGCGGCGGGCGAAAGCGATCCCACGGCCCTCGCCCGCGAACTCGCCGAGGAACTTGGCATCGAGTTGCGAAGCGCGCGCAAAGTGATGGAATTGACCCATCCGTACCCGGACAAGCAGGTGACGCTGGCGTTCTATTCGGTTGCCGACTATCGGGGCGAGGTGAGCGCCCGCGAAGGCCAGGCGCTGCGCTGGCTCGCACCCGCAGAGCTCGATGACTGGGATATCCTCGAGGCGGACCGCCCGTTTGTCCTCGCCTTGCAATCTGCCGCTGGCTCAGCATCATAG
- a CDS encoding aldehyde dehydrogenase family protein yields the protein MANEYTGESFAVRNPRSGVADYRFSAPAVAELHVIADGLRAAQVEWAARPVAERMAVLDAWQKALAQHADAIVSALAADTGRGAISRSECASVGSTIERCLRTVRALPELPQDQPSSVPGISFGAQLVPYPLVGVISPWNFPLALAVIDAIPALLAGCAVLVKPSEVTPRFAEPLMASIRAVPELAAVLFVQPGGREMGETLVGLADMICFTGSVRTGRMVAENAARNFIPACLELGGNDPVIVTASAHVESASDIVLRASCLATGQACQSLERVYVDRTIHDQFLQRLIDKARQIEINWPDMTRGVLGPFIWERQAAIVADQIADATGKGATLQCGGRIIDHGGKWLEPTVLSGVNHNMQLMREETFGPVMPVMAYDHIEEAIRLANEGSYGLSAAVIAGSLDEAGRIGRQIDAGGISLNDGALTGFVHEAEKNSFKLSGLGPSRMGAAGYLRFFRRKALLRQHGTAMSLAAMAEQPPPPA from the coding sequence ATGGCGAACGAATACACCGGAGAGTCTTTTGCGGTGCGAAATCCGCGCAGCGGCGTCGCCGATTACCGCTTCTCGGCACCTGCGGTCGCTGAGCTGCATGTCATTGCCGATGGGCTACGCGCTGCCCAGGTCGAATGGGCAGCGCGACCAGTGGCGGAAAGAATGGCCGTCCTTGATGCCTGGCAAAAGGCGCTTGCGCAGCACGCCGATGCCATCGTGTCGGCGTTGGCGGCGGATACCGGGCGTGGGGCCATCTCGCGTTCGGAGTGCGCGTCGGTTGGCAGCACGATCGAACGCTGCCTGCGCACGGTGCGCGCCCTGCCCGAATTGCCTCAAGACCAGCCGAGCAGCGTGCCAGGCATCAGCTTCGGTGCGCAGCTGGTGCCTTACCCGCTCGTCGGCGTGATCAGTCCATGGAATTTTCCCCTTGCGCTTGCCGTGATCGATGCCATTCCTGCACTGCTCGCGGGCTGTGCCGTGCTCGTGAAGCCTTCGGAAGTCACGCCGCGCTTCGCCGAGCCGCTGATGGCAAGCATTCGTGCCGTGCCAGAACTCGCGGCGGTGCTGTTCGTGCAACCGGGCGGTCGGGAGATGGGCGAGACGCTGGTGGGACTTGCGGACATGATCTGCTTTACGGGCAGCGTGCGCACGGGCCGCATGGTCGCCGAGAATGCCGCGCGAAATTTCATTCCAGCCTGCCTCGAGCTCGGCGGCAATGATCCCGTGATCGTGACCGCGAGCGCCCATGTCGAGTCCGCATCCGACATCGTGCTGCGGGCGAGTTGCCTTGCGACGGGCCAGGCCTGCCAGTCCCTGGAGCGGGTCTACGTCGATCGCACTATCCACGACCAGTTCCTGCAACGGCTCATCGACAAGGCCCGGCAGATCGAAATCAACTGGCCCGATATGACGCGCGGCGTGCTGGGTCCCTTCATCTGGGAGCGCCAGGCAGCCATCGTCGCGGACCAGATTGCCGATGCGACCGGCAAGGGTGCGACCCTCCAATGCGGTGGCAGGATCATCGACCATGGCGGCAAATGGCTCGAACCCACTGTCCTCAGCGGCGTCAATCACAATATGCAGTTGATGCGCGAGGAAACCTTCGGGCCGGTCATGCCCGTAATGGCCTACGATCACATCGAGGAAGCGATCCGCCTCGCCAATGAGGGCAGTTACGGATTGTCGGCAGCCGTAATCGCTGGCAGCCTCGATGAGGCCGGACGGATCGGCCGGCAGATCGATGCCGGCGGCATCAGTCTGAACGATGGCGCGCTCACTGGATTCGTGCATGAAGCGGAGAAGAATTCCTTCAAGCTCTCTGGCCTCGGGCCTTCGCGCATGGGCGCTGCGGGCTATCTGCGCTTCTTTCGCCGCAAGGCCCTGCTGCGCCAACATGGCACCGCGATGTCGCTTGCCGCCATGGCCGAGCAGCCACCGCCGCCGGCATGA
- a CDS encoding TorF family putative porin encodes MKPRQLLPLLAMLAIAAARAEVSSTFTLASDYDFRGITQSALDPALQASLDWSQESGFYASLWGSNVDFGTGTDIQVEIDRACRLQLRLVLAAG; translated from the coding sequence ATGAAACCGAGACAATTGTTGCCGCTGCTTGCAATGCTGGCCATCGCGGCAGCACGGGCCGAAGTCAGTTCGACTTTTACACTTGCGAGCGATTACGATTTTCGCGGCATCACGCAATCGGCGCTGGACCCGGCGCTGCAGGCGAGCCTCGACTGGTCACAGGAATCGGGTTTCTATGCGAGCCTGTGGGGCAGCAATGTCGATTTCGGAACGGGCACCGACATCCAAGTCGAAATTGACCGCGCATGTCGGCTACAACTTCGGCTCGTTCTGGCAGCCGGATGA
- the ftsZ gene encoding cell division protein FtsZ, protein MFELMDAYSQSAVIKVLGVGGGGGNAVAHMVTAGIEGVEFLCVNTDAQALKHSKVKTALQIGSNITKGLGAGADPEVGRQSALEDRDRIIELIEGCDMLFITAGMGGGTGTGAAPVAAQIAKELGILTVAVVTRPFEMEGGKRALIADHGINELCKHVDSLITIPNQKLLTVLGPQTTLLDAFKSANQVLQGAVQGIAELITRPGLINVDFADVRTVMGETGMAMMGSGYASGENRAREAAEMAVSSPLLEDTNLAGAHGILVNVTAGMDLSIGEFQEVGTVVKQFASEDATVVVGTVIDPDLSNQLRVTVVATGLGRPVAKQTLRTAPHAESARRDAEPQMRVVRRTPMTSSDYAQLDKPTVHRKLAVGDGLRPDIDADDVLDIPAFLRRQAD, encoded by the coding sequence ATGTTTGAACTGATGGATGCCTACAGCCAGAGCGCTGTAATAAAAGTACTCGGTGTCGGAGGCGGCGGCGGGAACGCCGTCGCGCACATGGTTACCGCCGGCATCGAGGGCGTGGAATTCCTGTGCGTCAACACCGACGCGCAGGCGCTCAAGCACTCGAAGGTCAAGACGGCGTTGCAGATTGGCAGCAATATCACCAAGGGGCTCGGTGCGGGGGCCGATCCCGAGGTGGGCCGCCAATCGGCGCTCGAGGACCGTGATCGCATCATCGAGCTGATCGAAGGCTGCGACATGTTGTTCATCACCGCGGGCATGGGTGGCGGTACGGGAACGGGCGCCGCCCCGGTCGCGGCGCAGATTGCCAAGGAGCTCGGCATTCTGACCGTTGCCGTAGTGACGCGCCCCTTCGAGATGGAGGGCGGCAAACGCGCGCTGATCGCCGATCATGGCATCAACGAACTTTGCAAGCACGTCGATTCGCTGATCACCATCCCGAACCAGAAGCTGCTGACGGTGCTCGGGCCACAGACGACGCTGCTCGACGCCTTCAAGTCCGCCAACCAGGTGTTGCAGGGTGCCGTGCAGGGTATCGCCGAACTGATTACCCGACCGGGTCTCATCAACGTCGATTTTGCCGACGTGCGTACCGTGATGGGCGAGACCGGCATGGCGATGATGGGCTCGGGCTATGCGTCTGGCGAGAATCGCGCGCGCGAAGCCGCCGAGATGGCGGTTTCATCGCCCTTGCTCGAGGACACCAATCTCGCGGGCGCCCATGGCATTCTGGTGAATGTCACGGCGGGCATGGACCTGTCGATCGGCGAGTTCCAGGAAGTGGGCACGGTGGTCAAGCAGTTTGCTTCCGAGGATGCGACCGTCGTGGTCGGCACCGTCATCGATCCGGACCTGTCCAACCAGCTGCGCGTCACGGTGGTCGCAACCGGACTCGGCCGGCCGGTTGCCAAGCAGACGCTGCGCACGGCGCCGCATGCGGAGAGTGCGCGTCGCGACGCCGAGCCGCAGATGCGGGTCGTGCGGCGCACGCCCATGACCTCGAGCGACTATGCACAGCTCGACAAGCCGACGGTGCACCGCAAGCTTGCGGTGGGTGATGGCCTGCGCCCGGATATCGATGCCGACGATGTGCTCGATATTCCGGCTTTCCTGCGACGTCAGGCCGACTGA
- a CDS encoding P-II family nitrogen regulator, whose protein sequence is MKLIVAIIKPYKLDELREALGQVGVTGLTVSEVKGFGRQRGHTELYRGAEYQVDFVPKTKVEIAVDASAAEAVIEAICNVARTGKVGDGKIFVIDLQTVVRIRTGEQGRDAL, encoded by the coding sequence ATGAAACTCATCGTCGCAATCATCAAACCCTACAAGCTCGACGAATTGCGTGAAGCGCTCGGGCAAGTCGGTGTCACCGGCCTTACGGTCAGCGAGGTCAAGGGGTTCGGCCGTCAGCGCGGCCATACCGAGCTATACCGTGGCGCCGAGTATCAAGTCGACTTCGTGCCGAAGACCAAAGTGGAGATCGCCGTTGACGCGAGCGCGGCGGAGGCAGTGATCGAGGCGATCTGCAATGTCGCGCGGACCGGCAAGGTCGGTGACGGCAAGATTTTCGTCATCGATCTGCAGACCGTGGTGCGCATCCGCACCGGGGAGCAAGGTCGTGACGCACTCTGA